In one Lolium rigidum isolate FL_2022 chromosome 3, APGP_CSIRO_Lrig_0.1, whole genome shotgun sequence genomic region, the following are encoded:
- the LOC124695715 gene encoding uncharacterized protein LOC124695715 has translation MTHLLTGCSFSRTIWFEVLSWIRSTSGPPDGGDFVEWWSLVVRTTPRQLRKGTSLLIMLTAWWIWKHRNAVIFDNAQPSVPALFSDIRTEARVIPDKVITLGQEGLLAWVDLSHGLLVCDLLLLQHQDPGPVGAPVSCFIPLPEPLPGNRYKLNYPFAPTEKKRKHPSSDETSRSPTWFRDLTYANGVLKFVEMENHPAPHPQNKEDNIIYDADLIMSIKCKPFESDICMQLSSFRDAWRAVTWTRKLVWPLQSSSNFWCQTCAAHVADIKMGAPSLALAAFRERYSAFPILSPEDGDDIIYLKSMGEPSDGNGWVAALDIGDKALKAVGQYYLPDDFYYDYPFDPEHPFRVSALSRHLDITPGIEVSACCKIPEASSSANHPNNASINFGEVSSCKRSKIQRLSEIAEELKRIGDHQKSVQNHHISEVHPVTNYLPQQQKWGAAPVYPLRLHGNNQACAAPVYPLRLHENNQGCVPPVYPLRFPENNQRPQQCFNKPNGSCGPGYASLTPVHRGQNYQPLWPPSKHQLTSSSEFKPQEAPHTCFSNHHGYSQQLSAPNDP, from the exons ATGACGCACCTCCTCACAGGGTGCTCATTCTCCAGGACGATCTGGTTTGAGGTCCtctcgtggatccgatccactTCGGGACCTCCTGATGGGGGCGACTTCgtggagtggtggtcgctggtggtgcggaccaCTCCCCGCCAGCTGCGCAAGGGTACCTCGTTGCTCatcatgctcacggcgtggtggatcTGGAAGCATCGGAACGCTGTGATCTTCGACAATGCACAGCCCTCGGTGCCCGCCCTCTTCAGCGACATCAGGACAGAAGcgcg GGTTATACCCGACAAGGTGATCACGCTTGGACAAGAAGGCTTACTAGCCTGGGTTGATTTGTCACATGGCCTGCTCGTCTGCGACTTGCTTCTTCTTCAACATCAAGATCCTGGTCCTGTTGGTGCTCCTGTAAGCTGCTTCATCCCGTTGCCTGAGCCGTTGCCTGGAAACAGGTACAAACTCAATTATCCCTTTGCCCCCACCGAAAAGAAGAGAAAACACCCTTCATCGGACGAAACATCCCGCTCGCCAACCTGGTTTCGGGATCTCACATACGCCAATGGCGTGCTCAAGTTTGTTGAGATGGAGAATCATCCCGCTCCTCATCCTCAAAACAAGGAGGACAATATTATCTACGATGCAGACTTGATCATGTCGATCAAGTGCAAACCATTCGAAAGCGATATCTGTATGCAGCTCTCCTCCTTTAGGGATGCATGGAGGGCTGTGACGTGGACTCGGAAACTAGTTTGGCCGCTGCAGTCGTCGTCTAACTTTTGGTGCCAGACATGCGCTGCTCATGTTGCTGACATAAAGATGGGCGCACCATCGTTGGCATTGGCGGCATTCAGGGAACGCTACTCAGCTTTCCCCATCCTCAGCCCGGAGGATGGTGATGATATTATTTATCTCAAATCTATGGGGGAACCCAGTGATGGGAATGGATGGGTGGCTGCTCTTGACATAGGAGACAAGGCACTCAAAGCAGTTGGGCAGTATTATCTTCCGGATGATTTCTATTACGACTATCCTTTTGACCCTGAACATCCTTTCCGTGTCTCTGCATTGTCCCGCCATCTGGATATCACTCCAG GCATTGAAGTCTCGGCATGTTGCAAGATCCCAGAGGCTAGCAGCTCTGCAAATCATCCAAACAACGCCTCA ATCAATTTTGGTGAGGTCAGTTCCTGCAAAAGGAGCAAAATCCAAAG GCTATCAGAAATCGCTGAGGAACTCAAGCGTATAGGAGATCATCAGAAGAGTGTACAGAATCATCATATTTCCGAGGTCCATCCTGTTACAAACTATCTG CCACAACAACAAAAGTGGGGTGCGGCCCCTGTGTATCCATTGCGGCTCCATGGAAACAATCAGGCATGTGCGGCCCCTGTGTATCCATTGCGGCTCCATGAAAACAATCAGGGATGTGTGCCCCCTGTGTATCCATTGCGGTTCCCTGAAAACAATCAG CGACCGCAGCAATGCTTCAACAAGCCAAATGGATCCTGTGGCCCTGGGTATGCATCATTGACCCCTGTACATCGTGGTCAGAACTACCAGCCACTGTGGCCACCATCAAAGCATCAGTTGACGTCTAGCAGTGAGTTTAAACCTCAGGAG GCACCCCATACATGCTTCAGCAACCACCATGGGTATTCACAACAACTTTCTGCCCCTAATGATCCATGA